The following nucleotide sequence is from Aedes aegypti strain LVP_AGWG chromosome 3, AaegL5.0 Primary Assembly, whole genome shotgun sequence.
CCGAAGGCAAGGCACGCGTCACGATGCCGATCGGCCACGGCCAGTCCACAAAGGGTCCACCCCAGCCAGATGGGAATGATGCCACCGACGGCCAAACCGATGTACGTTGCTTCACGATAGTTGTCCCGAATGCCACGCGATTTGATTGCCAGAATGGCCACGAATATGATCAAGAACACCACGTAGATCAAGGAAAAGAGCAGCTCCGAGAAGGTTGTGTGACACAACGGGATTGTTGGATTCACGTGGGTCAGGTCTCCAGCGGTGAGCAGAAGGTGGTATCGACTGGAAACAGCCGTGCCTCCAGATATGGGAACCTGATCTACACTAGGCGGTGACGTCAGAAGCCACTGAGCTCCAACGGCAACTTGAATCAACACTGCGAAGAGCAGCAGCAGCCCTTGATAGGGCGCAGGCAAATACACTCCACCGTTGAGACTGATCAAGAAGACGCACTTGACCAAGAGTGAGGCAAACACGAGGGCAAAGGCAACTCCAGCCCCAAAGCGCATCGTAGCGCAGGAAAGAATCGTTGGATTGATGGTGAGAACAGCTGCGAGGCCGGAACACGAAAACAGTCCGAGAAGCAACATTTGACCGAGGAACAGATGGCGCCGGCTGGGAGATGTACGCCAAGCTTTGCACAACACAAATATCTCGAAAGCTGCCATCATGATCATCGACAGACAGGCAAGTACCAAAACAGGCACCACCCAAGGTTCTTTCCGCAGTCCGCTCGGATAGCTTGCCGCAATGATTGTCGGAGGTGTAACGTTCAGCTTGTGCGTATTACTGTTACTATTATGATGACCCGGTGGATTACGAGCCGCCAGAATTACACCCCCGGGACGCACGGTCGTCGAACGAGAAGCAGCCGTGGACGCTGTCGATGGCACTACGAAAAATTCGGTGGACATTTCTAATCGATGGGCTTGCGCCGAAGATGCGTTCGCACCAGCACTACTACCGCTGACATTCAGCTGACCGACCAGCTGTGCCAAACTGTTATCCCTAATATTAGCACTCTCCAGCAAAATATGCTGATCTTCCAAGCCACCATTGATAGCACTTCTTCCTTGCACATCGAAATGGTCTGGTTCTTCGACCTCTTCAAACTCTTCTTCATCAGCTTCATCATCACCACCATCATGCTCTTCATCATCTTCATGATCTGGTTCGTTCTGTTCTTCGTCATCTTCATCGGCCCCCGCATAGTACTCACTGCCAGTATTTGTATCCTCCAAATTTTGCACAACCCCAGTCACCAGAACATCACTTCTCTTGATATCGTGCTCATTATTCACCAGCGTGTGCAATTCTTCGTGATTTTCACTCACACTGTCACCCGGCACCACACTTGCCACACCAGCGCCGAATCTTCCCGCATTGCGATATGTCACCCCGGGGTACGCATTCCCGGGTCCGGGCTGTCGTCGGAACTTGCTTCCACCCGCGTTGGCCACCGAAGGCCCAACGACACTCGCGATCGCGCCGGTACCTCCATCTTCCACGTGCGGTCGATTGCGGGGCGCTAACCGGTCGCCAAATTTCGGGATATTCAACAACTCGCGGTAATTTCTGCTTTCATCCGCGTTCAGATCGTCGAGCTCGCCGCTGCTGCTACTTGCGCCAGAACACCGATTCACTAAGCTCGCTAAGCTGAGCGTAACGATCGTTACCGCCAGCATCAGCGCCGACTTTTTGGGCCGACGAGCCATATCTGACTGACAGAACAGAGACGACTGGCCGTTCGAAACGCACTGCGCTTCGCACTCGCGGCTCGGCGCTGCTAGGCGGCCGTCTGCTGCGATCGCGGTGAGAGACTTCACGCTCTCCATTTTCGCTCTTCGCTTTGTGCATCGCATTTCTGCATTGAAACCGTTTCTCCCGCGGAACGATCCATCCTCCAAACCGGTATCAGCGCGAGCGCGAGCGAAGGCTTGCAATTTCTTCGTTCTTGTTCTGCAACGCAGCGAAAGAGTTCAAGTTCGCGATCGTGATCGCGAGGAGCGAGCCGCCGCCCGCTGAAGACCATCATCATCCGCGGCGGCTGATGACGGTCGATGATGATTCTTATGCATTCTCTCTCGCGCTCTCGCGCATTGTTGCGCGGGCTCTCTGTTTTGAATTCAAAAGCGCGAGAGAATCGTGGTTTTTAAAGGGAACGCTCGTTGATCCCGATCGAGAGAAATGCACGCAAGCCCTCTGTTCTGTTGGTTGGGGACGCCGAGTTGAGGTTCAAAGTCAATGCTTCGCTGCGCTTGGATGCAGTCAGCGCCGTTCTCCTGTTATGCTCTGCTGTGCTGGATTGCGAGGTGCGGTCCGAGCACATAATGCCCATCTAAATGCGGTGCGGTAATGAACGAGTAGAGCAGTCGCGTAACAGCCTTTGCTCGCTGAGGAACGTCGCCGTGGACTGTTGTTGTTACTGACCCACCTCCAGCGTCATTTGATTGCCACTTATGTATGTCGTGGATATGGTGAGAAAAACAGATTACCTGTTGATTGAAGATTTCTGCGTGATGAAACACGATGCGCTGCGACAACATGGGCTGATGTTATGCAAAAATGCGAGCATATTGCGTGATAAATGTGTAATTTCATGTACTTAATTGATACTGTGAGTTATTAACTGTTTGTTAGATGCGTTGTTGCAGATCTTAGTAGAAATGAACTTCAGCCCAAAATTTTGCCGCTAAGAAATACTTCAGATAACTTTTCTGGGAACTAATAGACTataaatttgcaaaaataaaacaatcgaAAACGCGTGGTACGGTTGTGTTCAAGATaacttaaaaaacaaaaactctaCATGATCGAACGAATTATGGTGGAGTGTAAgggtagcggaatttggggcaagtgtgccataggggcaagtgtgccacccctgatttttgtaaaaactacaaactatattttttatttgagcttaacaatatgttcccttatagtccaTAATACAATGGTCAAAATATGAcgcaaattgctctatttttcacgtatttacatcgacttttgtgaaaaccataaaatttcagtgatattttataagatttcgttgtttctaaatagcatggtgagaggtaaattaataacgaatttgtactgtacattgtgaagctatacaaatgtgtaagtatttgtggcatttgaacgaaaaaaatatttagttttacatacaaaatccattttggttgaaatctatactttttggggcaaatgtgccacctatttggtaaacaaaaatggttggggagaaattcataaaaatgtaaacattatcaacaaaatcatgataatgaatcaaaatcagccctgtcgtcgtaaaatttgagcttcttagtcgtctcCATTTGAGGGGCGCGctgctatagcccagagggcgcttcAACTCTCAAGCGTTAATAAGGGTGTTTTATGAGAAAAATTGTCACAAATACTTAAATATGTATTCCAAACACACAAGAATCATCATGTATTTGCACGTGTTTAGTTTGTGTTTCATTTCAACTGAAATTTGGAACGACGAGACCAGGTACATGGGCTTGAACATTCtcctgtttaaaaaaaaatgggtccataaattgtaatttgtacatGAAATCACTTGAGCTACAATTGGTACGCGTGTTTCAGTAATTTTCCCTCGTAGCAGTTACTGAAATCTCTCAAATGAAGCATAAAGGTCATATctaggacttttcttcatttttatatatctaTTTTAAGGACTGCTTCCATTGGTTGATCGACTACTGCATTACGATGGTAACTACTGATgaaagaaaactattttttttcgaaaacctaattatttatatgactttttgatcaGATAAAAAGCACAGGTAagccacaaaattttgaaattcccgcttttgtCCCGTGTTTTTATTTCGCTAATCATATCTTATATAAAacctctcaatttttttcatgaaaataaagggACCTCTAAAGCAAATAACTTCAAGGTAAAAATGAAACAAAGCCACATGTGTAGACAGTAGAAGCACCTTAtttattcaacacttttttagAGAATTACTCTTATACTTTAATAAGTCAaggtttgttttcaaaaatacatgttGGATTTCCAAAGTGAACATGTCTAATGTACGGAAATTAAATCGGATAGTACGGTTGATCTAAATTTGAATTGTGTGAACAGGATCAGTAGTTGAGTTAGAGTGCGCACGATCGGTGCACAAATAAATTGATCAGTATAAAAGGATGTTTCAGTGCCATAATCCGAATGAGTTTGTGGGTTAGTTAGTTTGTAATCCCGGGAATCAAcataccttcttcttctttctagcgttacgttccaactgggacaaaacctgcttctcagattagtgttcttatgagcacttccacagttattagctgagagctttctttaccgattgaccatttttgcatgtgtatatcgtgtggcaggtacgaagatactctatgccctgggaatcgagaaaatgtccattacgaaaagatcc
It contains:
- the LOC5566873 gene encoding uncharacterized protein LOC5566873 isoform X2; amino-acid sequence: MARRPKKSALMLAVTIVTLSLASLVNRCSGASSSSGELDDLNADESRNYRELLNIPKFGDRLAPRNRPHVEDGGTGAIASVVGPSVANAGGSKFRRQPGPGNAYPGVTYRNAGRFGAGVASVVPGDSVSENHEELHTLVNNEHDIKRSDVLVTGVVQNLEDTNTGSEYYAGADEDDEEQNEPDHEDDEEHDGGDDEADEEEFEEVEEPDHFDVQGRSAINGGLEDQHILLESANIRDNSLAQLVGQLNVSGSSAGANASSAQAHRLEMSTEFFVVPSTASTAASRSTTVRPGGVILAARNPPGHHNSNSNTHKLNVTPPTIIAASYPSGLRKEPWVVPVLVLACLSMIMMAAFEIFVLCKAWRTSPSRRHLFLGQMLLLGLFSCSGLAAVLTINPTILSCATMRFGAGVAFALVFASLLVKCVFLISLNGGVYLPAPYQGLLLLFAVLIQVAVGAQWLLTSPPSVDQVPISGGTAVSSRYHLLLTAGDLTHVNPTIPLCHTTFSELLFSLIYVVFLIIFVAILAIKSRGIRDNYREATYIGLAVGGIIPIWLGWTLCGLAVADRHRDACLAFGLVATASTVFLVMFMPKGRQLAAMGKEGLYVEDREERFSSLSRAGSGYSPSFFHFKPIKYGVMGASPTLQTNNGTVVGTTTTSKHQAVATLGGGLFMRPDEANLYTTLEQTMSSNPNVYFQRGGGVHPGMMY
- the LOC5566873 gene encoding uncharacterized protein LOC5566873 isoform X1 translates to MARRPKKSALMLAVTIVTLSLASLVNRCSGASSSSGELDDLNADESRNYRELLNIPKFGDRLAPRNRPHVEDGGTGAIASVVGPSVANAGGSKFRRQPGPGNAYPGVTYRNAGRFGAGVASVVPGDSVSENHEELHTLVNNEHDIKRSDVLVTGVVQNLEDTNTGSEYYAGADEDDEEQNEPDHEDDEEHDGGDDEADEEEFEEVEEPDHFDVQGRSAINGGLEDQHILLESANIRDNSLAQLVGQLNVSGSSAGANASSAQAHRLEMSTEFFVVPSTASTAASRSTTVRPGGVILAARNPPGHHNSNSNTHKLNVTPPTIIAASYPSGLRKEPWVVPVLVLACLSMIMMAAFEIFVLCKAWRTSPSRRHLFLGQMLLLGLFSCSGLAAVLTINPTILSCATMRFGAGVAFALVFASLLVKCVFLISLNGGVYLPAPYQGLLLLFAVLIQVAVGAQWLLTSPPSVDQVPISGGTAVSSRYHLLLTAGDLTHVNPTIPLCHTTFSELLFSLIYVVFLIIFVAILAIKSRGIRDNYREATYIGLAVGGIIPIWLGWTLCGLAVADRHRDACLAFGLVATASTVFLVMFMPKGRQLAAMGKEGLYVEDREERFSSLSRAGSGYSPSFFHFKPIKYGVMGASPTLQTNNGTVVGTTTTSKHQAVATLGGDRVALVTAAPPSYTPRMYHYFPAHMTHPFCYYPPQQARYPGLFMRPDEANLYTTLEQTMSSNPNVYFQRGGGVHPGMMY